From the genome of Sulfitobacter sp. DSM 110093, one region includes:
- a CDS encoding phosphatase PAP2 family protein gives MNLTRISALARWCRRHVEVTTLTLMSLSIGAVWILAELTEEVVEGSTSNLDRDILLFLRTPGDLSDPIGPWWVEEIGRDLTALGGVAVLVLTTVVVSLFFLLHRRWSTMVYILATVGGGIVLSSIAKEFFDRPRPDLVPHGSLVHTASFPSGHSMMAAVAYLTLGAMVARAQKRWALKVYTLSVAVLLTLLVGMSRIYMGVHWPTDVAAGWLAGGAWAVLCLLIARSLAKRGHIEQEASDA, from the coding sequence ATGAACCTCACCCGAATATCCGCCTTAGCCCGCTGGTGTCGCCGCCACGTGGAAGTGACAACGCTGACGTTGATGAGCCTTTCCATCGGGGCGGTTTGGATTTTAGCGGAGCTTACCGAAGAAGTTGTCGAGGGCAGTACCAGCAACCTCGACCGCGACATTCTATTGTTCCTGCGCACACCCGGAGACCTTTCTGATCCCATTGGTCCGTGGTGGGTCGAAGAGATCGGCCGCGACTTGACGGCGTTGGGCGGGGTGGCCGTCCTTGTGCTGACTACAGTCGTGGTGTCGCTGTTCTTTTTGTTACATCGGCGTTGGTCGACGATGGTTTATATTCTTGCCACCGTGGGCGGTGGTATTGTGCTAAGCAGTATCGCCAAAGAATTCTTCGACCGCCCTCGACCTGATCTTGTTCCGCATGGATCATTGGTGCATACAGCGAGTTTTCCTTCGGGCCATTCGATGATGGCGGCAGTGGCGTATCTGACCCTCGGGGCGATGGTGGCGCGAGCGCAAAAGCGATGGGCGCTTAAGGTCTATACATTGTCCGTCGCCGTTTTGCTGACGCTTCTGGTCGGGATGAGCCGGATTTATATGGGGGTGCATTGGCCGACGGATGTGGCGGCCGGCTGGCTCGCTGGCGGGGCTTGGGCCGTGCTGTGCCTGCTTATCGCGCGGAGTTTGGCAAAGCGGGGGCATATCGAACAGGAAGCAAGCGACGCATAG
- the alaS gene encoding alanine--tRNA ligase, which produces MKTLNEIRSTFLNYFDAQGHQIVPSSPLVPRNDPTLMFTAAGMVQFKNLFTGVETRDYSRATSAQKCVRAGGKHNDLDNVGYTARHHTFFEMLGNFSFGDYFKSEAIPFAWDLLTKEFGIDPSRLLVTVYHTDEEAVKIWKAHTGLPDDRIIRIATDDNFWSAGPTGPCGPCTEIFYDHGDHIWGGPPGSPEEDGDRFVEIWNLVFMQYEQFEDGTRQPLPNQSIDTGMGIERVAALLQGTNDNYATDLMRSLIEASAHASSTDPDGPGKTHHRVIADHLRSTSFLIADGVMPSNEGRGYVLRRIMRRAMRHAHLLGVKDPLMHQLVPSLVQQMGAAYPELGQAQSLIRETLLLEETRFRQTLDRGLKLLDDELSSLPEGATLPGEAAFKLYDTYGFPLDLTQDALREKGRAVDTDGFDTAMQAQKAKARAAWAGSGEAADATVWFDVADKSGATEFLGYDTESAEGQIVALVQGSDKVVSAAVGSDVQVALNQTPFYAESGGQVGDTGVIRTQSGIVNVTDTRKSAGVFVHFGHVVEGEVKPGQTAVLNVDPARRTAIRANHSATHLLHEALRNALGDHVSQRGSLNAHDRLRFDFSHAKGLTQEELSQVEREVNDYIRQNTPVETRIMTPDDARGMGAQALFGEKYGDEVRVVSMGQLEGSGKGSDKSTYSLELCGGTHVRQTGDIGAFVLLGDSASSAGVRRIEALTGTEALAWLREQEAALSRVAAELKTSTSDVPDRVRALLDERRSLSNEVAQLRRELAMSGGGAAAPEVREVNGVRFVGQVLSGVTGKDLPGLVDEHKAKLGSGAVLLIADTGGKAAVAGGVTKDLTDRLSAVDMVKAAVAELGGKGGGGRPDMAQGGGASAENAEAAIAAAENILKG; this is translated from the coding sequence ATGAAGACGCTGAATGAAATTCGCTCAACTTTTCTGAATTATTTCGATGCGCAGGGGCATCAGATCGTGCCCTCCAGCCCACTGGTGCCGCGCAATGACCCAACGTTGATGTTCACCGCTGCCGGTATGGTGCAATTCAAGAACCTCTTTACCGGGGTCGAAACACGGGATTATAGCCGCGCCACGTCGGCCCAGAAATGTGTGCGTGCGGGCGGGAAACACAACGATCTCGACAATGTAGGTTATACCGCACGACACCACACGTTCTTCGAGATGTTGGGCAACTTCAGTTTCGGGGATTACTTTAAATCCGAAGCGATCCCCTTTGCCTGGGACTTGCTAACCAAGGAATTCGGCATCGACCCGAGCCGCCTGCTGGTCACAGTTTACCATACGGACGAAGAAGCGGTGAAAATCTGGAAAGCCCACACCGGCCTACCGGACGACCGCATTATCCGCATCGCCACGGACGATAATTTCTGGTCGGCTGGCCCAACCGGCCCCTGTGGGCCCTGTACTGAAATTTTCTACGACCACGGCGACCATATTTGGGGTGGCCCCCCCGGATCACCGGAGGAAGATGGTGACCGATTTGTCGAGATCTGGAACCTTGTTTTCATGCAATACGAGCAGTTCGAGGACGGCACGCGTCAGCCGTTGCCGAACCAGTCGATTGACACCGGCATGGGGATCGAGCGGGTGGCGGCGTTGCTGCAGGGCACGAATGATAACTACGCCACCGATCTGATGCGCAGCCTGATAGAGGCCAGTGCGCATGCGTCTTCGACTGACCCCGACGGGCCGGGCAAGACCCACCACCGGGTGATTGCGGATCACCTGCGTTCGACATCTTTCCTTATTGCCGACGGGGTTATGCCCTCGAACGAGGGCCGCGGCTATGTATTGCGCCGCATCATGCGCCGCGCCATGCGGCACGCGCATTTGCTGGGCGTTAAGGACCCATTAATGCATCAACTGGTACCGTCGCTGGTACAGCAGATGGGTGCGGCTTACCCTGAATTGGGTCAGGCACAATCGCTTATCCGTGAGACGTTGTTGCTGGAGGAAACCCGTTTCCGCCAAACGCTCGACCGGGGTTTGAAGCTGTTGGACGATGAGTTGAGCTCTCTCCCAGAGGGGGCGACCCTGCCGGGGGAGGCGGCGTTTAAGCTTTATGACACCTACGGCTTCCCACTTGACCTGACGCAGGACGCGTTGCGTGAAAAGGGGCGTGCAGTTGATACCGATGGGTTCGACACGGCGATGCAGGCACAAAAGGCCAAAGCCCGCGCCGCTTGGGCCGGGTCGGGCGAAGCGGCGGATGCGACCGTTTGGTTTGACGTGGCTGACAAGAGCGGCGCCACTGAATTCTTGGGCTATGACACTGAAAGCGCGGAAGGTCAGATCGTCGCCTTGGTACAGGGCAGCGATAAAGTCGTATCCGCAGCCGTCGGCAGCGACGTGCAAGTCGCGCTGAACCAAACACCTTTCTACGCTGAAAGCGGCGGGCAGGTTGGCGATACTGGCGTGATCCGCACCCAAAGCGGCATCGTCAATGTAACGGACACGCGTAAATCGGCGGGCGTTTTCGTGCATTTCGGCCATGTCGTCGAAGGCGAAGTGAAGCCCGGCCAGACGGCGGTTCTTAATGTCGACCCGGCGCGGCGTACCGCAATCCGGGCCAATCACTCGGCCACGCACCTGCTGCATGAGGCATTGCGCAACGCACTTGGCGACCATGTTTCGCAGCGTGGATCGTTGAATGCGCACGACCGGCTGCGGTTCGATTTTTCGCATGCCAAGGGCTTAACGCAGGAAGAGCTGAGCCAGGTCGAGCGCGAGGTCAATGATTATATCCGCCAGAACACGCCGGTTGAGACGCGGATCATGACCCCGGATGATGCCCGTGGCATGGGCGCACAGGCGCTTTTCGGTGAGAAATACGGCGATGAAGTGCGGGTTGTCTCAATGGGGCAGCTTGAAGGCTCGGGTAAGGGCAGCGACAAATCAACATATTCGCTTGAGCTTTGCGGCGGCACCCATGTGCGGCAGACAGGCGATATCGGCGCTTTTGTTCTACTGGGCGATAGTGCCAGCAGTGCGGGCGTCCGCCGGATTGAAGCGCTGACTGGTACAGAAGCATTGGCTTGGTTGCGTGAGCAAGAGGCCGCCTTGAGCCGCGTCGCAGCGGAGTTGAAAACCTCGACAAGCGATGTGCCTGATCGTGTCCGCGCGCTTCTTGACGAACGCCGCAGCCTCTCCAACGAAGTGGCCCAGTTGCGCCGCGAATTGGCGATGTCTGGTGGCGGCGCGGCAGCACCCGAAGTACGCGAAGTAAATGGTGTGAGGTTCGTCGGCCAAGTGTTGAGCGGCGTGACGGGCAAAGACTTGCCGGGTCTGGTGGACGAACATAAGGCCAAGCTTGGTTCAGGCGCGGTGCTGTTGATTGCCGATACTGGCGGCAAAGCAGCGGTTGCAGGCGGCGTTACCAAAGATTTGACAGATCGCCTTTCGGCGGTCGACATGGTGAAGGCTGCAGTGGCTGAACTGGGCGGTAAAGGCGGCGGTGGCCGTCCTGATATGGCACAGGGCGGCGGTGCATCGGCAGAGAATGCAGAGGCCGCGATCGCTGCCGCTGAAAATATCTTGAAAGGATAA
- a CDS encoding gamma-glutamyl kinase, whose protein sequence is MIVFFKERLAFLSVPKTGTTAYEKALAPRADMWISEPPMLKHAPVYRYNRFIRPMFLKVCDAELELMAVMREPISWLGSWYRYRQRPFMEGKPNNTFGITFDEFVLAYMKGNKPGFADVGSQSKFMETQPNGTGITHHFRYEDQQRLRSFLEERLEVSLSLGQENVSPKLAIELSPSVEKRFRRKFSAEFELYESIP, encoded by the coding sequence GTGATTGTTTTCTTTAAAGAACGGTTAGCTTTTCTGTCGGTGCCAAAAACCGGAACCACTGCCTATGAGAAAGCCCTCGCACCACGCGCGGACATGTGGATTTCTGAGCCGCCCATGCTGAAGCACGCTCCGGTTTACCGCTACAACCGCTTCATCCGGCCGATGTTCCTAAAGGTATGTGATGCAGAGCTTGAGCTTATGGCGGTGATGCGTGAGCCCATATCTTGGTTGGGAAGTTGGTATCGCTATCGCCAGCGTCCCTTCATGGAGGGCAAACCCAACAACACATTCGGGATCACATTCGATGAATTTGTGCTCGCCTATATGAAAGGAAACAAACCGGGTTTCGCAGATGTGGGAAGTCAGTCAAAGTTCATGGAAACCCAGCCAAACGGCACCGGGATCACCCACCACTTTCGCTATGAAGATCAGCAACGGCTACGCAGCTTCTTGGAGGAGCGACTAGAAGTAAGCCTGTCACTTGGCCAAGAGAATGTCTCGCCCAAATTGGCAATCGAGCTTTCGCCATCCGTTGAGAAGCGCTTTCGCCGAAAATTTTCCGCAGAATTTGAGCTTTACGAGTCAATTCCCTAA
- the recA gene encoding recombinase RecA — MADLLTMDSKKTAEKQKALDSALAQIERQFGKGSIMKLGAEGAIQDIKASSTGSLGLDIALGIGGLPMGRIIEIYGPESSGKTTLTLHCVAEQQKAGGVCAFVDAEHALDPQYAKKLGVDIDELLISQPDTGEQALEITDTLVRSGAVNMVIVDSVAALTPKSELEGEMGDSSVGVQARLMSQAMRKLTGSISRSNCMVIFINQIRMKIGVMFGSPETTTGGNALKFYSSVRLDIRRIGALKDRDEVVGNATKVKIVKNKVAPPFKQVEFDIMYGEGISKMGELLDLGVKAGVVDKSGSWFSYGDERIGQGRENAKNFLKENTAMASEIEDKIRAAHGLDFEGSGGDDADILEA; from the coding sequence ATGGCAGATCTTTTGACAATGGACAGCAAGAAAACCGCGGAAAAGCAAAAGGCGCTCGACAGCGCGCTGGCCCAGATCGAACGTCAGTTCGGCAAAGGGTCGATCATGAAATTGGGCGCGGAAGGGGCGATCCAAGACATCAAGGCCAGCTCAACAGGCTCGCTTGGCCTTGATATTGCGCTTGGCATTGGCGGTTTGCCGATGGGGCGTATCATTGAGATTTATGGCCCGGAATCCTCGGGTAAAACCACGCTGACCCTGCACTGCGTGGCAGAACAGCAAAAAGCTGGCGGCGTTTGCGCCTTCGTCGATGCGGAGCACGCGCTTGACCCGCAATATGCGAAAAAGCTTGGCGTGGATATTGATGAGCTGCTGATTTCGCAGCCTGACACAGGCGAACAGGCGTTGGAGATTACTGACACGCTTGTGCGCTCTGGTGCGGTGAATATGGTTATCGTCGACTCGGTGGCGGCGTTGACGCCAAAATCCGAACTCGAAGGCGAAATGGGTGACAGTAGCGTCGGCGTGCAGGCGCGACTGATGAGCCAAGCCATGCGGAAGCTGACCGGTTCGATCAGCCGCTCCAACTGTATGGTGATTTTCATCAACCAGATCCGGATGAAGATCGGCGTCATGTTCGGCTCGCCCGAGACGACGACCGGCGGTAACGCGTTGAAATTCTATTCGTCTGTCCGGCTTGATATCCGCCGCATTGGCGCATTGAAGGACCGCGATGAAGTTGTTGGCAACGCGACTAAGGTCAAGATCGTCAAGAACAAAGTTGCGCCGCCCTTTAAGCAGGTCGAGTTCGACATCATGTATGGCGAAGGTATTTCGAAAATGGGCGAATTGCTTGATCTTGGGGTGAAGGCCGGCGTGGTCGACAAGTCAGGATCGTGGTTCAGTTATGGTGATGAGCGGATCGGGCAGGGGCGTGAGAACGCTAAAAACTTCCTGAAAGAAAATACCGCCATGGCCTCTGAAATCGAAGATAAAATCCGCGCGGCGCATGGGCTGGATTTTGAAGGGTCCGGTGGTGACGACGCGGATATCCTCGAAGCGTAA
- a CDS encoding DUF1330 domain-containing protein, whose product MGALWIAHVTVSDEEAYKKYAVGATEAIAAHGGKFIARGGRFVQLEGKERPRNVVARFPDIETAEKCYHSDAYQAALSHARGASERELMIVETDE is encoded by the coding sequence ATGGGCGCACTTTGGATTGCACATGTCACCGTCTCTGACGAAGAGGCGTATAAGAAATACGCGGTCGGTGCGACCGAAGCGATTGCTGCCCACGGCGGTAAGTTTATCGCACGCGGCGGACGTTTTGTGCAGCTTGAAGGCAAAGAGCGGCCTCGCAACGTCGTGGCCCGTTTCCCCGATATCGAGACGGCGGAAAAATGTTACCATTCAGATGCTTATCAAGCGGCATTGAGCCATGCACGCGGCGCATCTGAGCGGGAGTTGATGATCGTCGAAACTGACGAATGA